The Sesamum indicum cultivar Zhongzhi No. 13 linkage group LG2, S_indicum_v1.0, whole genome shotgun sequence genome contains a region encoding:
- the LOC105155898 gene encoding uncharacterized protein LOC105155898, with translation MTTKLQRSINPLTIAPHNNPLCTISHQCCLELGSGLQKRVSLSLMDRMQEFQNIESVRKMILMQEEVFKQQVQELHRIYNLQKKLMQELKTGLKIAAQTDKTDSGIAAWNKTERETGRCFQAFAARDDLKELSGSCSEETPRMPIKFDLEIPAETIAPSNVQTFEERKELKMIDEESDVEVELTLSIGHGTRKQRSKKRHQLHDSDDQLNNQVGEVGLSSTGTNKGDEYREPGSITSSSPVYQENTRPHWLLQDLSLNRT, from the exons ATGACAACCAAACTTCAACGTTCGATAAATCCGTTGACCATAGCTCCACACAACAATCCATTGTGCACAATTAGTCATCAGTGTTGTCTAGAACTAGGAAGTGGTTTGCAGAAACGGGTGTCGTTATCATTAATGGATAGAATGCAAGAATTTCAGAACATCGAGTCGGTGAGGAAGATGATTCTGATGCAAGAAGAAGTGTTCAAGCAGCAG GTTCAGGAGCTGCACCGAATATACAATCTTCAGAAGAAGCTGATGCAAGAACTCAAAACGGGCCTAAAAATAGCAGCTCAGACTGATAAAACTGATTCTGGGATTGCTGCCTGGAATAAGACAGAAAGAGAAACGGGACGATGTTTCCAGGCTTTTGCTGCAAGAGATGATCTGAAAGAACTTAGCGGTAGCTGCTCGGAAGAGACGCCAAGAATGCCAATCAAATTCGACCTGGAAATTCCAGCAGAGACGATCGCCCCATCGAATGTTCAGACGTTTGAAGAGCGAAAGGAGTTGAAAATGATTGACGAGGAAAGTGATGTGGAAGTGGAACTAACACTTAGCATCGGCCATGGTACGAGGAAACAGAGATCGAAAAAAAGACATCAGTTACATGATTCTGATGATCAGTTGAATAATCAGGTCGGAGAAGTTGGTTTGTCTTCAACTGGAACGAATAAAGGGGACGAATACCGCGAGCCAGGCTCGATTACTAGCAGTTCACCAGTCTATCAAGAAAATACGAGGCCACATTGGCTACTACAAGATCTAAGCTTAAATCGAACATGA
- the LOC105155705 gene encoding peroxidase 16, with protein sequence MRNHQTTLISLSLLPVLVLLLSNTATPANAQQPQLTTDFYRTTCPNVESLVRSAVQAKFRQTFVTAPATLRLFFHDCFVRGCDASIMLASSNGQAEKDHPDNLSLAGDGFDTVVRAKAAVDSNPQCRNKVSCADILALATRDVVNLAGGPFYQVELGRRDGRFSTIASVQRSLPGPDFNLDQLITIFAKHGLNITDVVALSGAHTIGFSHCSRFSKRIYNFSPRSRIDPTLNPQYALQLRQMCPIKVDPRIAINMDPATPNTFDNAYFRNLQGGRGLFSSDQVLFTDSRSRAAVNLFASSNVAFSQAFVQAITKLGRVGVLTGNRGEIRVDCTRPN encoded by the exons ATGAGGAACCATCAAACAACGTTGATTTCTCTGTCTCTTTTGCCTGTTCTTGTCCTCCTCCTAAGTAATACAGCTACCCCTGCCAATGCTCAGCAGCCTCAACTCACGACTGATTTCTACAGAACCACTTGTCCTAATGTTGAGTCCCTCGTGCGTTCCGCCGTGCAGGCCAAGTTCCGTCAGACATTCGTGACGGCTCCGGCCACCCTCCGCCTCTTCTTCCATGACTGCTTTGTCCGG GGTTGTGATGCTTCTATTATGCTGGCGTCGTCTAACGGGCAGGCGGAGAAGGATCACCCCGACAACCTTTCGCTTGCTGGAGACGGATTCGACACGGTTGTTAGGGCCAAGGCGGCGGTGGACAGCAATCCTCAGTGCCGGAACAAAGTTTCATGTGCTGATATATTAGCATTGGCTACAAGGGATGTTGTCAACTTG GCTGGAGGGCCATTTTACCAGGTGGAGTTGGGAAGGAGAGATGGGAGATTTTCTACTATTGCCAGTGTTCAGCGCAGTCTTCCAGGTCCAGACTTCAATTTGGACCAGCTCATTACCATATTTGCCAAACATGGCCTCAACATAACTGATGTGGTTGCATTATCAG GTGCACATACCATCGGGTTCTCCCACTGCAGTCGGTTCTCCAAGCGCATCTACAACTTCAGCCCCAGAAGCAGAATTGATCCCACCCTCAACCCGCAATACGCATTGCAACTGCGGCAAATGTGCCCCATAAAAGTCGACCCAAGAATCGCCATCAACATGGATCCAGCCACCCCTAATACGTTCGACAACGCCTATTTCAGGAACCTCCAGGGGGGCAGAGGCCTGTTTAGCTCGGACCAAGTGCTGTTCACGGACAGTCGGTCCAGGGCCGCCGTCAATCTCTTTGCATCGAGCAATGTGGCCTTCAGCCAGGCGTTTGTCCAGGCCATCACCAAGCTGGGGAGGGTTGGAGTCCTGACGGGGAATCGGGGCGAAATTAGAGTTGATTGCACCAGGCCAAACTAG
- the LOC105155706 gene encoding putative glucose-6-phosphate 1-epimerase, giving the protein VWVALNRNPTLSLKKAKERKRNTKLKLPLRLHNCFTKQGFEEKLRGTYSKTHAECFFEESISSAEATATVAAEAASEKAPMEICKGINGLEKVILRDVRGSSVEIYLYGAQVTSWKNEHREELLFVSSKAIFKPPKPIRGGIPICFPQFSNHGSLEAHGFARNRFWSIDPSPPPFPTNSSNKTFVDLILKPTEEDMKIWPHSFEFRLRVTLGPAGDLMLTSRIRNTNTDGKPFSFTFAYHTYFSVSDISEVRVEGLETLDYLDNLQNKQRFTEQGDAITFESEVDKIYLSTPTKIAILDHEKKRTFVIRKDGLPDAVVWNPWDKKAKAMADFGDDEYKHMLCVEAAAVEKPITLKPGEEWRGRQELSAVPSSYCSGQLDPQRVLQGS; this is encoded by the exons GTCTGGGTCGCGCTAAACCGCAACCCCACACTCTCTCTCAAAAAAGCGAAAGAGcgaaaaagaaatacaaaactaaaattgcctcTGCGGTTACATAATTGCTTCACTAAGCAAGGCTTCGAAGAGAAATTGAGAGGTACATACTCCAAAACACACGCAGAGTGCTTTTTCGAGGAGTCGATCAGTTCGGCGGAAGCGACGGCGACGGTGGCGGCGGAGGCGGCGAGCGAGAAGGCTCCGATGGAGATTTGCAAGGGAATCAACGGACTCGAGAAGGTTATCCTCCGTGACGTCCGCGGTAGCTCTGTTGAG ATCTACTTGTATGGTGCTCAAGTGACATCATGGAAGAATGAGCACAGGGAAGAATTGCTTTTTGTCAGTAGCAAG GCCATTTTCAAACCTCCAAAGCCAATTCGTGGAGGCATCCCTATTTGCTTCCCCCAG TTCTCAAACCATGGATCTCTTGAGGCCCATGGATTTGCTAGAAACAGGTTTTGGAGCATTGACCCATCTCCACCTCCATTTCCAACCAATTCCTCCAATAAGACATTTGTAGATTTGATTCTGAAGCCCACTGAAGAGGACATGAAAATCTGGCCTCACAG CTTTGAGTTCCGCCTGCGAGTAACTTTGGGACCTGCCGGAGATCTGATGTTAACTTCTCGTATCAGAAACACCAACACCGATGGAAAGCCTTTCTCGTTTACATTTGCTTATCACACCTATTTCTCTGTTTCTGATATCAG TGAAGTACGGGTTGAAGGATTGGAGACACTGGATTATCTTGATAATCTGCAGAACAAACAGCGATTTACTGAACAAGGGGATGCAATCACCTTCGAGTCAGAA GTGGATAAGATATATCTCAGCACGCCTACAAAGATTGCAATTCTGGACCACGAAAAGAAGCGAACATTTGTCATTCGTAAAGATGGTCTTCCTGATGCCG TTGTCTGGAATCCTTGGGATAAGAAGGCAAAGGCAATGGCTGATTTTGGAGATGATGAATATAAGCATATGCTGTGCGTTGAGGCAGCTGCTGTGGAAAAACCTATCACTTTGAAGCCTGGTGAAGAGTGGAGAGGAAGGCAGGAACTTTCAGCTGTGCCTTCAAGTTACTGTAGCGGCCAGCTTGATCCTCAGAGAGTCCTCCAAGGCAGCTAG